One part of the Torulaspora delbrueckii CBS 1146 chromosome 8, complete genome genome encodes these proteins:
- the CST6 gene encoding Cst6p (similar to Saccharomyces cerevisiae ACA1 (YER045C) and CST6 (YIL036W); ancestral locus Anc_7.211), producing the protein MDEHDRHVQVAHGVPFRGSTAVPDGNLVHSQQQQLPHAAIDHQQVPFGDMMMHNEYLPTDSTHTNGNGLMANGTADSRNVLLAMTMNNPHLLTDPSIQETLSPFFQPFGVDVSHLPMTNPPIFQSSLTRYDEPVRRRRISISNGQISQLGEDLETVENLYNTQPPPLPPRFDQQHAAKPFFESSSVSGENSKNVLIHIQDNGEGTQGHSNVLPTIPPWQSNNPVKEEEPKSLASLLQDNQGPLSTNGNPDPLPTAELSRNTSTSSSSSQFQGYQGQYGSNRMEPMPGTNAWKRARLLERNRIAASKCRQRKKVAQLQLQQEFDVMSKENRMMRKKLDYYEKLVLKFKRFSEAHMKKCTDMQSFSIIEEMLMIDSGIREVDKDGLVVKIEEK; encoded by the coding sequence atggaTGAACACGACCGTCACGTGCAGGTGGCTCATGGAGTTCCTTTTAGAGGGAGCACAGCAGTGCCAGACGGCAATCTTGTACATTCACAACAGCAACAGTTGCCTCATGCTGCGATTGATCACCAACAGGTTCCCTTTGGGGATATGATGATGCATAATGAGTATCTTCCTACGGATAGTACACATACCAATGGCAATGGATTGATGGCCAATGGAACAGCAGATTCCAGAAATGTTCTGTTGGCAATGACAATGAATAATCCGCATTTGTTGACGGATCCATCGATTCAGGAAACTTTATCACCATTTTTTCAGCCGTTTGGTGTTGATGTATCGCATTTGCCTATGACAAACCCTCCAATCTTTCAGAGTTCACTGACAAGGTACGATGAGCCCgtgagaaggagaagaatATCGATCTCGAACGGTCAAATTAGTCAATTGGGTGAAGACTTAGAGACAGTGGAAAACTTATACAATACACAACCTCCGCCTTTACCACCGCGGTTTGACCAACAACACGCAGCGAAACCTTTTTTTGAATCTTCCTCGGTTTCGGGAGAGAACTCGAAGAATGTATTGATACATATACAAGACAATGGCGAAGGAACGCAAGGACATTCCAATGTATTACCCACAATACCGCCATGGCAATCTAATAATCCGGTCAAGGAGGAAGAGCCAAAATCTCTGGCAAGCCTTTTACAGGATAATCAAGGCCCTTTGAGTACCAATGGAAACCCTGATCCACTTCCCACAGCTGAACTGAGCAGAAACACTTCAacgtcatcttcttcatctcaATTCCAAGGATACCAAGGACAATACGGATCGAATCGAATGGAACCAATGCCGGGGACAAATGCATGGAAGAGAGCTAGACTCCTTGAGAGGAACAGGATAGCTGCCTCAAAATGTCggcagaggaagaaagtggctcaattgcaattaCAGCAGGAGTTTGACGTAATGAGTAAGGAAaacaggatgatgagaaagaaacttgaTTACTACGAGAAATTGGTATTGAAGTTTAAGAGATTTTCAGAAGCACATATGAAAAAATGCACTGACATGCAATCTTTCAGCATCATCGAAGAAATGCTCATGATAGATTCAGGCATAAGGGAAGTAGACAAGGATGGTCTGGTAGTTAAGATCGAGGAGAAATGA